A stretch of Babesia bigemina genome assembly Bbig001, chromosome : III DNA encodes these proteins:
- a CDS encoding Probable ribosomal RNA small subunit methyltransferase mra1, which produces MAINFVLCNASLELHRERSHKRRSLPQSFTLLNEEDHYREVATSKPSEQDADQNLEEEDVTEDSAASEGKFRRRNWKDVRPDILHFCLLALHDSILNKEGRMCIWVHTLNSQLYRFYPAFRIPRTFKVFNKVMAKYLHTNARCLKPEGDDATVLVERMDQRLEDLGEGGVKVAVSSRGRLQCAETFFADTVKDDLGNLWIYVSLSHYTPLPVPNESGILCVADLHKKYLDRANSTPVKPTYSQDLEDELLTEETTTSKPEPSFDHNISISTTYPTAMSTCYKLVCAIERALDM; this is translated from the exons ATGGCGATAAATTTTGTTTTGTGTAATGCCAGTCTGGAGCTGCACCGCGAAAGGTCTCACAAGCGGCGGTCGCTCCCTCAGTCGTTCACGCTGTTGAACGAGGAGGATCACTACCG AGAAGTCGCAACTTCCAAGCCTTCGGAACAGGACGCAGATCAAAATTTGGAGGAAGAAGATGTGACCGAGGATTCCGCTGCTTCCGAGGGGAAGTTCCGCCGCCGCAACTGGAAGGATGTGCGTCCTGACATTTTGCACTTTTGTCTACTTGCACTCCACGATTCGATCCTAAACAAGGAAGGGCGTATGTGCATTTGGGTTCACACTCTTAACTCCCAACTGTACCGCTTTTACCCTGCATTTCGTATTCCTCGTACCTTCAAGGTGTTCAACAAGGTTATGGCCAAGTACCTGCATACCAACGCGCGGTGCCTGAAACCCGAAGGAGACGATGCGACAGTGCTGGTTGAGCGCATGGACCAGCGTCTTGAGGATTTAGGTGAGGGGGGTGTAAAGGTTGCAGTGTCCAGTCGTGGTCGGCTACAGTGCGCCGAGACCTTCTTCGCGGACACGGTGAAGGACGATCTCGGCAATTTGTGGATATATGTATCCTTGAGCCACTACACACCACTACCTGTTCCCAACGAATCTGGGATACTTTGCGTTGCCGACCTCCACAAGAAGTACCTGGACCGTGCTAACAGTACGCCAGTCAAGCCCACCTATTCGCAGGATCTCGAAGATGAGCTGTTAACTGAGGAGACAACAACTAGCAAGCCGGAACCAAGTTTCGATCACAACATATCCATCTCCACAACCTACCCTACCGCCATGAGCACCTGTTACAAGCTGGTGTGTGCTATTGAGCGTGCGTTGGACATGTAG
- a CDS encoding rRNA processing domain containing protein, putative, which produces MAKTAKVKGYGAYWKGDIKNKTIKRKNKQYISDQRCLQVYKKELQKLNEGTAADEATCSNNVNTEAKSTSGHRSNVQTIAEHDVKIIKPQIETVYYVNGAHPRGDANATHYSKRRELSGEGKNSRRKTDGATRDASVAPEVNWSLGGRISESNQESDNESDVIDSESDSGELENDDLQTSAATSDDHGEQTASRSSPSKKGKDKAKARLTDGKSDAKASSTEDKTNKKQKGKFTGVYAKALKLREEKAKIRQQQHNERVEKIKQKKREIREKKQERYARHRLLGQKTKRGQPIMANVISHLMNNFQKKHNQK; this is translated from the coding sequence ATGGCGAAAACCGCTAAGGTCAAGGGATACGGTGCTTATTGGAAGGGCGACATAAAAAACAAGACGATCAAGCGCAAGAACAAACAGTATATCTCCGATCAGCGCTGCCTACAGGTATATAAAAAGGAGCTGCAGAAACTGAACGAGGGCACCGCAGCTGATGAGGCTACCTGCAGCAACAACGTAAATACAGAAGCAAAAAGTACTAGTGGGCACCGATCCAATGTGCAAACTATCGCAGAACACGACGTCAAAATAATCAAACCCCAAATCGAAACAGTTTACTACGTGAACGGCGCGCATCCAAGAGGTGACGCTAATGCTACCCACTACAGTAAGAGGAGGGAACTATCTGGCGAAGGGAAGAATTCAAGACGGAAGACTGATGGTGCTACTCGTGATGCAAGTGTCGCTCCAGAGGTGAACTGGAGTCTCGGTGGTCGCATTTCGGAAAGCAACCAGGAGTCAGACAACGAAAGTGATGTGATTGACAGTGAGTCTGACTCTGGAGAACTTGAAAATGATGATCTGCAAACGAGCGCCGCAACGTCTGATGATCACGGCGAACAAACTGCGTCCCGTTCGAGCCCTTCCAAAAAGGGTAAAGACAAGGCTAAGGCACGGCTGACTGATGGCAAATCCGATGCTAAAGCGTCGAGTACTGAGGACAAAACGAACAAGAAACAGAAGGGTAAATTCACCGGTGTTTACGCCAAAGCCCTAAAACTCAGAGAAGAAAAGGCCAAAATCAGGCAACAGCAACATAACGAAAGGGTAGAAAAGATCAAACAGAAGAAACGAGAAATCAGAGAGAAGAAGCAAGAGAGGTACGCCAGACACAGGCTGTTGGGCCAGAAGACCAAGCGGGGCCAACCCATCATGGCAAACGTTATATCGCACCTAATGAATAACTTCCAGAAAAAACACAACCAAAAATGA
- a CDS encoding rRNA-processing protein, putative yields the protein MKGSKNKRIKRTLDFYRQLYDLTEPYRVLVDGSFAYAALKHRIHVKDKITELLGGTTHTYVTNCILNELRDMGEEMSGASLSLKRYQRLNCTHGSSDKGANSRRCITSAVSSGNSQKLFVATQDQSLIGWLRKSGDVPIVKLNNNVMFLEHPAKSSKEYKEFVEKGKLLPKDWEKPYLPVLSDASYAPVKRKKKKTKNPNPLSCLKPKRKAAKPQQTSKPTIADASTEHQEPRKRKRRRKGKSGAESSEAGGETSVDS from the exons ATGAAGGGGAGCAAAAACAAACGAATCAAGCGAACGCTTGATTTTTATCGGCAGCTCTACGATCTCACGGAGCCTTACCGCGTGCTAG TGGACGGGTCATTTGCGTATGCTGCGCTGAAGCATCGCATCCATGTCAAGGATAAAATAACAGAGCTTCTTGGTGGCACTACTCACACTT ATGTTACCAACTGCATCCTGAATGAGCTTCGTGACATGGGGGAGGAGATGTCCGGCGCTAGTTTGTCCTTGAAGCGTTATCAGAG ACTTAACTGCACGCATGGATCAAGCGACAAGGGTGCCAATTCGCGTCGTTGCATTACAAGCGCAGTGTCATCCGGCAACTCACAGAAGTTGTTCGTTGCCACTCAGGACCAGAGTTTGATCGGCTGGTTGCGCAAGTCTGGGGATGTACCCATTGTGAAGCTGAACAACAACGTCATGTTTCTCGAGCACCCTGCGAAGAGCTCCAAAGAATATAAAGAATTC GTTGAAAAGGGTAAACTCCTCCCCAAAGATTGGGAGAAGCCTTATTTGCCCGTGTTGTCGGATGCCAGTTATGCACCTGTCAAGCGGAAAAAGAAAAAAACCAAAAATCCCAACCCGCTAAGCTGTTTGAAACCCAAACGGAAAGCTGCGAAACCCCAACAAACATCTAAACCTACTATCGCAGATGCCTCTACAGAACATCAG GAACCGCGGAAACGAAAACGCCGACGCAAGGGTAAATCAGGCGCTGAATCTTCGGAAGCTGGAGGGGAAACATCTGTGGACTCATAG
- a CDS encoding WD domain, G-beta repeat containing protein, putative, with protein MNVISCLKWLPKSYTYTDFFQSYIHRAEEDASDIDVDQEGEDQRDEITDEFDLDNYDADEVPGNSAICIITPINVQTGEQFFTLSNEDEKLIVEDAEDVESRKLDGDDRVIVCGNSGEDCASIDFFIYNTAYCGLETCHSILIASFPLVLEIVPNLPNYAPLVAAGTYESHIDIWDMRQIDKLDPVITLGGQGESQNQGHQDAVQCLSNSPHVSQLMASGSADNTVKVWDLNEAQVLHSFIHHTSNVQVVQFSPFDASLLLTASFDKTAALCDIRECKSNTSLKLDSDVESAIWKGANNIVVSMEDGSVAEYDIRSEKMLWQIKAHKKACSSVQLVDNVMVTCGLDSKAKVYKLGGTKPTKLASKNLNAGPLFSVEGSPDDKHLMGFGGELLVLWDLETIDRFNDMI; from the exons ATGAATGTAATCAGCTGCCTTAAATGGCTCCCGAAGAGCTACACTTATACTGACTTCTTCCAAAGCTATATACATCGCGCCGAAGAAGATGCCAG CGACATAGACGTAGACCAAGAAGGGGAAGACCAAAGGGACGAAATCACTGACGAATTCGATCTCGACAACTATGACGCTGACGAAGTGCCAGGTAATAGTGCAATATGCATAATAACGCCTATTAATGTGCAAACAGGTGAACAATTCTTCACGCTGTCCAACGAGGATGAGAAACTTATCGTCGAGGATGCGGAAGATGTGGAG TCACGTAAACTGGACGGCGACGACAGGGTTATTGTCTGCGGAAATAGCGGAGAGGATTGCGCATCAATTGATTTCTTCATTTACAACACTGCATACTGTGGTTTAGAGACATGCCACTCCATCCTG ATCGCATCTTTCCCATTAGTGCTGGAAATTGTTCCTAATCTTCCAAATTACGCGCCACTAGTAGCAGCGGGCACCTACGAGTCCCATATTGACATATGGGATATGAGGCAGATCGACAAACTAGACCCGGTCATAACTCTTGGTGGGCAGGGAGAATCGCAAAACCAAGGGCACCAAGACGCTGTACAGTGCTTATCTAACTCGCCCCATGTCTC GCAACTCATGGCCAGCGGGTCCGCGGACAATACCGTCAAGGTCTGGGATCTCAACGAGGCGCAAGTGCTACATTCGTTCATCCATCACACGTCAAAT GTTCAAGTGGTGCAATTCTCACCCTTTGACGCATCCCTTCTGTTGACAGCATCATTCGACAAAACAGCTGCACTGTGCGACATCAGGGAATGCAAAAGCAAC ACAAGTCTCAAGCTGGACTCTGATGTGGAATCGGCCATATGGAAAGGCGCAAACAACATTGTG GTATCAATGGAAGATGGGAGCGTTGCGGAGTACGACATCAGGAGCGAAAAGATGCTCTGGCAAATCAAGGCGCACAAGAAAGCTTGCAGTTCGGTGCAACTCGTTGACA ATGTCATGGTAACGTGTGGATTGGACTCCAAGGCTAAAGTGTACAAACTTGGAGGCACGAAGCCCACGAAGTTGGCTTCCAAAAACCTCAACGCG GGTCCTTTGTTTAGCGTAGAAGGCTCGCCAGATGACAAACACCTTATGGGCTTCGGCGGGGAACTGCTAGTACTGTGGGACCTTGAAACAATAGACAGGTTCAACGACATGATTTAG